The following proteins are encoded in a genomic region of Tenebrio molitor chromosome 7, icTenMoli1.1, whole genome shotgun sequence:
- the LOC138136007 gene encoding zinc finger SWIM domain-containing protein 3-like: MSDIFKVGKKFHSYSEVENSLKAYEEQTFAKFWKRDARLIASSRIPRPIRGALKYVEVKFCCIYGGQKFRPSGSGQKDIRTFKKEQLCPAHVALRVTADGRDLEVRSVSEAHNHDRSMLQFQYLPHQRRLSGKDKESVEELLALRANKKLVKQKLEQETGKVLTLKDLSNIGQKSGKKSENLDKCVDVLRNRYNAEVNILKDGENNFKGMFIQTSNMKNTFKAYPEFLGIDGTYKLINIGIPLFLIVAEDGNCQAEIICFCLLTTEDKDSFTWFLETFRANNPQTELTKYVMADKDLLERSVLKDTFSEANVIICIFHSMRTFSREITCEKMGISQADRNKSLENFQKMVYAKTEGEFEQLHNLLNISAPKRVIEYFDKNWYPIKDEWSMSKNLMKGCFQNTTNNRIESINAKLKSVITKNSTLVEFVHSFFTIISSLESERDFKAIYQLQKRIVTSYLPGSDEQNFLDFLTNEAGRMVIKQIEFSKKMKVPSKEDNASCFVINSTEGQLRCDPTDCSCNFKAGMLLPCRHIFAIRTHLKLPLFSEELVNKRWTLDYYKTYQRRLAHDYCNNKVEIEPVLGTNLEASATPNVTVINKKKAQTYGQKRRKALITTDSLANLVAMSSNDSFDQKIDNLKTLEMLWKQGKRTRIIMINEDEAELSSSNVNENSLDVENMPIVQIEVITNVSANSENTLENASSTETAFNEGTKIQDKTDSEC; the protein is encoded by the exons ATGTCGGACATATTCAAAGTTGGAAAAAAGTTCCATAGTTATTCGGAAGTGGAAAATTCCCTTAAGGCTTATGAGGAACAAACCTTTGCGAAATTCTGGAAACGTGATGCACGTCTTATTGCTTCTTCACGCATTCCACGGCCAATTAGAGGGGCACTAAAATATGTGGAAGTAAAATTTTGCTGTATTTATGGAGGTCAAAAATTCAGACCATCCGGGAGTGGGCAAAAAGATATAAGGACTTTTAAGAAAGAACAATTATGTCCTGCTCATGTGGCTTTACGAGTTACGGCAGACGGAAGAGATCTGGAAGTGAGAAGTGTCTCGGAAGCCCACAACCATGACAGAAGTATGTTACAGTTTCAATACCTGCCTCACCAAAGAAGATTGAGCGGTAAAGATAAAGAGAGTGTGGAAGAACTACTGGCTCTGCGAGCTAATAAGAAGTTAgtgaaacaaaaattagaaCAGGAGACCGGAAAAGTGTTGACATTAAAAGATCTATCTAATATTGGCCAAAAGTCGGGAAAGAAGTCAGAAAATTTAGACAAATGTGTCGATGTTTTGAGAAACCGATATAACGCTGAAGTAAATATTCTTAAAGatggagaaaataattttaagggCATGTTTATTCAAACATCTAATATGAAAAACACGTTCAAAGCATACCCAGAATTTTTAGGTATTGATGGTACctataaattaataaacatcGGCATACCTCTGTTTCTAATTGTAGCAGAAGATGGCAATTGTCAGGCTGagataatttgtttttgtcttttgacCACTGAAGACAAAGATAGTTTTACTTGGTTTCTAGAAACATTTAGAGCAAATAATCCACAGACTGAACTCACGAAATACGTGATGGCcgataaagatttattggaaaGGTCAGTCCTAAAAGACACTTTTTCAGAAGCTAATGTAATCATTTGTATCTTTCACTCAATGCGTACCTTCAGCCGAGAAATCACCTGTGAAAAAATGGGCATAAGCCAAGCCGATAGGAATAAGTCGCTGgaaaattttcagaaaatgGTTTATGCCAAAACAGAAGGAGAGTTTGAACAATTGCACAACCTTCTAAACATATCTGCCCCAAAACGGGTTATTGaatattttgacaagaattGGTACCCCATTAAAGACGAGTGGTCAAtgtctaaaaatttaatgaaaggttgttttcaaaatacgACAAACAATCGTATAGAATCGATAAACGCGAAACTAAAGTCCGTTATTACAAAAAACAGCACATTAGTAGAGTTCGTGCATTCATTTTTCACCATTATATCATCCCTTGAAAGTGAACGAGATTTTAAAGCCATATACCAGTTACAAAAGAGAATCGTTACCTCATACTTACCAGGCAGCGATGAACAAAATTTTCTGGATTTTTTAACCAATGAAGCTGGTAGAATGGTAATCAAACAAATTGAGTTCagcaaaaaaatgaaagttcCTTCAAAAGAAGACAACGCGTCCTGTTTTGTTATCAACAGTACTGAAGGGCAATTACGATGTGATCCAACTGATTGCAGCTGTAATTTTAAAGCTGGTATGTTGCTTCCTTGCAGACACATATTTGCCATTCGCACGCATTTAAAATTGCCTTTGTTTTCGGAAGAGCTTGTGAATAAGCGTTGGACTTTAGATTATTACAAAACCTATCAAAGGCGTTTGGCACATGattattgtaataataagGTTGAAATAGAGCCGGTGTTGGGAACGAATCTTGAAGCATCAGCAACGCCTAATGTaactgttataaataaaaaaaaggctcaaacatatggtcagaaaagaagaaaagcattaattacaacCGACTCCTTAGCAAATTTAGTTGCTATGTCCAGCAATGATTCATTCGATCAGAAAATAGACAATCTGAAAACTCTAGAAATGTTGTGGAAGCAAGGTAAAAGGACAAGAATAATAATGATCAATGAGGATGAAGCAGAGTTATCAT CATCAAATGTGAACGAAAATTCTCTGGATGTCGAAAATATGCCAATTGTGCAAATAGAAGTCATCACCAATGTTTCTGCAAATAGTGAAAATACCCTGGAGAACGCAAGTAGCACTGAAACAGCCTTCAATGAAGGCACCAAAATTCAAGATAAGACTGATTCAGAATGCTAA